The following coding sequences lie in one Negativicoccus succinicivorans genomic window:
- the rseP gene encoding RIP metalloprotease RseP, with amino-acid sequence MLTIIATIFVFGVIVLVHEWGHFITAKLTGMRVDEFAVGFGSKLWSKRVGETTYSLRSVPLGGFNRIAGMTEEQVEEDQVDPRRAFVYKPAWKRFIVIVAGAAMNFILAIILISGLFSAYGVSTPSDEPIIGEVLTQAPASSHQLALGDRIVAIQGEPIRQWNEISPHMQKWGGQVVTLRVERNHEPLTLQVIPGSDNGRVVLGILPVIETRPVGLFESVQYGAERSWNLTAQMWKGIGQLITGKVSGSELAGPVGIAQMAGNIARTGFANLLMFTAVLSLNLGLLNLLPVPLLDGGHLLLIVVEGIIGKKLPPKYLYYIQMTGLFLLGALFIYATSNDILRFLK; translated from the coding sequence TTGCTGACTATTATCGCGACCATTTTTGTATTTGGCGTGATTGTTCTTGTGCATGAGTGGGGACACTTTATTACGGCTAAATTGACAGGCATGCGAGTGGATGAGTTTGCGGTCGGTTTCGGCAGCAAGTTGTGGTCAAAGCGTGTGGGAGAAACAACGTACTCTTTACGATCTGTTCCTCTCGGGGGATTTAATCGTATTGCAGGCATGACGGAAGAGCAGGTCGAGGAGGATCAAGTCGATCCGCGTCGCGCCTTCGTATATAAACCGGCTTGGAAACGTTTCATCGTGATCGTGGCCGGTGCAGCTATGAACTTTATTCTGGCCATTATTTTGATCAGTGGTCTGTTTAGCGCGTACGGCGTTTCTACACCGAGTGATGAACCGATCATCGGTGAAGTTCTTACACAGGCGCCTGCATCAAGTCATCAATTAGCGCTCGGCGATCGCATTGTAGCGATTCAGGGGGAGCCAATCCGGCAATGGAATGAGATTTCTCCCCATATGCAAAAATGGGGCGGACAAGTGGTTACGTTACGAGTTGAACGTAACCATGAACCGCTGACGTTACAAGTGATCCCCGGAAGCGATAACGGACGTGTAGTACTCGGTATCCTTCCCGTCATTGAAACGCGGCCGGTAGGCTTGTTCGAATCCGTTCAGTACGGTGCAGAACGTTCATGGAACTTAACAGCGCAGATGTGGAAAGGCATCGGTCAGCTGATTACCGGGAAAGTTTCCGGCAGCGAATTGGCAGGACCTGTCGGTATAGCGCAAATGGCAGGAAACATTGCGCGTACCGGGTTTGCCAATTTATTGATGTTTACCGCCGTATTGAGCCTTAACTTGGGCCTGCTTAATTTATTGCCCGTGCCTCTGTTGGATGGTGGCCATTTATTGCTGATTGTGGTAGAGGGTATTATCGGTAAAAAATTACCACCAAAATACCTGTACTATATTCAGATGACGGGACTGTTTCTTTTGGGCGCACTTTTTATTTATGCGACGAGTAACGATATCTTACGATTTTTGAAATGA
- the dxr gene encoding 1-deoxy-D-xylulose-5-phosphate reductoisomerase, protein MKKIAVLGSTGSIGTQALEVIREHSDKLQATVLVAHRNTDLLRQQIEEFHPELVAVTDREAGKQLRATYTGPTKIIVGPEALTAAAAAANAEIVLVAISGAIGIAPTLAAIDAHKVIALANKETMVAAGDLVNRKAVEADVTIYPVDSEHSAIFQCLQAVPKDALANVILTASGGPFRGYSAAQLANVTVADCLKHPTWQMGQKITIDSASLFNKGLEVIEAHHLFAVDYDKIEVVVHPQSIVHSMIRLRDGGVLAQLGVPDMKLPIQLAFSYPERWTINNSPLDWDTERTLEFEPPATDVFRSLPLAYQAGHMGQSATLVYNAANEEAVKAFIAGKISFTDLFTVTEEMVVTHTPTPLRDWQDIVAADRAIRKRVTGFIATLSK, encoded by the coding sequence GATAGGTACGCAAGCTTTAGAAGTTATTCGTGAGCATTCGGATAAATTGCAGGCCACCGTATTGGTGGCTCATCGTAACACTGATTTATTGCGGCAGCAGATCGAGGAGTTTCATCCTGAACTGGTTGCGGTAACGGATAGGGAAGCCGGGAAGCAGCTGCGAGCTACTTATACCGGTCCGACAAAAATTATTGTCGGACCGGAAGCGTTAACAGCAGCTGCTGCGGCAGCTAATGCCGAAATCGTTTTGGTAGCCATTTCGGGCGCTATTGGGATCGCGCCTACGTTAGCTGCGATTGATGCACACAAAGTTATTGCTCTTGCGAATAAGGAAACGATGGTAGCCGCCGGCGATCTGGTTAACCGCAAAGCAGTAGAGGCAGATGTTACCATTTATCCTGTAGACAGTGAACATAGCGCGATTTTTCAATGTTTACAGGCAGTTCCCAAAGACGCGTTGGCAAATGTCATATTGACGGCTTCGGGAGGACCTTTCCGTGGCTATAGTGCGGCGCAACTTGCCAATGTAACCGTTGCCGATTGTTTAAAGCATCCGACATGGCAGATGGGACAAAAAATAACGATTGATTCCGCGTCCTTATTTAATAAGGGGTTGGAAGTTATCGAAGCCCATCATTTATTTGCCGTCGACTATGATAAAATAGAAGTTGTTGTACATCCGCAGAGTATTGTTCACTCGATGATTCGTTTGCGGGATGGCGGTGTGCTTGCTCAGCTGGGTGTTCCGGATATGAAATTGCCGATTCAGCTGGCGTTTTCGTATCCCGAGCGATGGACGATCAATAATTCTCCGCTGGATTGGGATACGGAGCGTACACTGGAATTTGAGCCGCCGGCAACAGATGTTTTTCGCTCCCTGCCGCTGGCGTATCAGGCAGGGCACATGGGCCAATCGGCGACATTAGTTTATAACGCGGCCAATGAAGAAGCAGTGAAGGCGTTTATTGCAGGTAAAATTTCGTTTACAGATCTTTTTACCGTGACGGAAGAAATGGTCGTAACTCATACGCCGACACCATTGCGTGATTGGCAAGACATTGTGGCGGCAGATCGGGCCATTCGCAAGCGAGTGACGGGATTTATTGCGACATTATCGAAATAA